In one window of Candidatus Deferrimicrobiaceae bacterium DNA:
- a CDS encoding VIT family protein codes for MTEYPKNPPHIEGHRSDRAGWLRAAVLGANDGVLSVAGLVVGVAAGGATHSNILLSGIAGLVAGAMSMAAGEYVSVHSQADTENADLGRERRELKDEPEREFLELKSIYVKRGLDASLAQRVAEQLMSRDALAAHSRDELGITETLRARPIQASLSSAAAFALGGLIPILSALAAPAARVGAVTGVTTLLALTGLGATAAYAGGAPVARGAFRVTFWGALAMGLTAGVGHFFGTTL; via the coding sequence ATGACTGAATATCCGAAAAACCCCCCACACATCGAAGGGCACCGGTCGGACCGCGCCGGATGGCTCCGCGCCGCGGTGCTGGGCGCCAACGACGGCGTCCTTTCCGTCGCGGGTCTCGTCGTGGGCGTCGCCGCCGGGGGCGCGACCCACAGCAACATCCTCCTGTCGGGCATCGCCGGCCTGGTCGCGGGGGCGATGTCGATGGCCGCCGGCGAGTACGTTTCCGTGCATTCCCAGGCCGATACCGAGAACGCCGATCTCGGCCGGGAACGGCGCGAGCTGAAGGATGAGCCCGAGCGGGAGTTTTTGGAGCTGAAATCGATCTACGTGAAGCGCGGGCTCGACGCGTCGCTCGCGCAGCGCGTGGCCGAGCAGCTGATGTCGCGTGACGCCCTCGCGGCGCATTCCCGCGACGAGCTGGGGATCACCGAGACGCTGCGGGCGCGGCCGATCCAGGCGTCGCTCTCCTCCGCCGCCGCCTTCGCGCTGGGCGGCTTGATCCCGATCCTGTCGGCGCTCGCGGCCCCGGCCGCGCGCGTCGGCGCCGTCACCGGCGTGACGACGCTCCTGGCGTTGACCGGGCTCGGCGCTACGGCAGCCTACGCCGGCGGCGCTCCGGTTGCCCGGGGCGCATTCCGCGTCACTTTCTGGGGCGCGCTCGCGATGGGGCTCACCGCAGGCGTCGGCCACTTTTTCGGAACGACCCTTTAG
- a CDS encoding zinc-dependent alcohol dehydrogenase family protein has translation MKALVYHGPGKRALEDKPKPAIQAPTDAIVKITKTTICGTDLHIMKGDVPTVTDGRILGHEGVGVVDQVGAGVSTFKAGDRVLLSCITSCGKCGNCKKGMYSHCENGGGWILGNLIDGTQAEYVRIPFADNSMYPIPAGADEEALVMLSDILPTGFECGVLNGQVKPGDTVAIVGGGPIGLAALLTAQFYSPAEIIMVDIDANRLEVAKRFGATQVVDNSDGKAAEKVMALTGNRGVDVAIEALGMAVSFDVCQAVVAAGGHIANIGVHGKAVQLNMDKLWDRNITLTTRLVDTVTTPMLLKTVTSGKVQPKNLITHHFALNDVMKAYDTFGNAMKERALKVIIAND, from the coding sequence ATGAAAGCACTCGTGTACCACGGCCCCGGCAAGCGCGCGCTCGAAGACAAGCCCAAGCCCGCCATCCAGGCCCCGACGGACGCGATCGTCAAGATCACGAAGACGACCATCTGCGGGACCGACCTGCACATCATGAAGGGCGACGTCCCGACGGTGACCGACGGGCGGATCCTGGGGCACGAAGGGGTCGGGGTCGTCGACCAGGTCGGCGCCGGCGTCTCGACCTTCAAGGCGGGCGACCGCGTCCTGCTCTCCTGCATCACATCGTGCGGGAAATGCGGCAACTGCAAGAAGGGGATGTACTCGCATTGCGAGAACGGCGGCGGCTGGATCCTGGGGAACCTCATCGACGGGACGCAGGCCGAGTATGTCCGCATTCCCTTCGCCGACAACAGCATGTACCCGATTCCCGCCGGGGCCGACGAGGAGGCGCTCGTCATGCTGAGCGACATCCTGCCCACCGGTTTCGAGTGCGGGGTGCTCAACGGGCAGGTCAAGCCCGGCGACACGGTGGCGATCGTCGGCGGCGGCCCGATCGGGCTGGCGGCGCTTTTGACGGCGCAGTTCTATTCGCCGGCCGAGATCATCATGGTCGACATCGATGCCAACCGGCTCGAAGTCGCCAAGCGGTTCGGCGCGACGCAGGTCGTCGACAACAGCGACGGGAAGGCGGCCGAGAAGGTGATGGCGCTGACCGGCAACCGGGGGGTCGACGTCGCGATCGAGGCGCTGGGGATGGCGGTGAGCTTCGACGTCTGCCAGGCGGTCGTGGCGGCGGGCGGCCACATCGCCAACATCGGCGTGCACGGGAAGGCCGTCCAGCTCAACATGGACAAGCTGTGGGACCGCAACATCACCCTGACGACGCGCCTCGTCGACACCGTGACGACGCCCATGCTCCTCAAGACCGTGACCTCGGGCAAGGTCCAGCCGAAAAATCTGATCACGCACCACTTTGCCTTGAACGACGTCATGAAGGCCTACGACACGTTCGGCAACGCGATGAAGGAGCGCGCCCTGAAGGTGATCATCGCGAACGACTAA
- a CDS encoding YaeQ family protein produces the protein MALTATIFKADLNVADMDRHYYADHTLTIAQHPSETDERMMVRLLAFGLHADERLEFGRGLSATDEPDLWLHDLTGRVDLWIDAGQPDERRLRKACALAGRVVVYAYGGRSVDLWWGKAGPELARFDNLSVVAIDPATTDALAVIAARTMRLQLMVQDGEAWLSAGDTRIEIRRHWLKGPP, from the coding sequence ATGGCTCTCACCGCGACCATCTTCAAGGCCGATCTCAACGTGGCCGACATGGACCGCCACTACTATGCCGACCACACGCTGACGATCGCGCAGCATCCTTCCGAGACCGACGAGCGGATGATGGTGCGGTTGCTCGCGTTCGGGCTGCATGCCGACGAGCGGCTTGAGTTCGGACGGGGGCTGAGCGCGACGGACGAGCCCGACCTGTGGCTGCACGACCTGACCGGCCGCGTCGATCTCTGGATCGACGCGGGCCAGCCCGACGAGCGGCGCTTGCGCAAGGCATGCGCCCTGGCCGGGCGGGTCGTGGTCTACGCCTACGGCGGCCGGAGCGTCGACTTGTGGTGGGGCAAGGCCGGACCCGAGCTGGCGCGTTTCGACAACCTCTCGGTCGTGGCGATCGACCCCGCCACGACCGACGCTCTGGCCGTGATCGCCGCCCGGACCATGCGGCTTCAGCTGATGGTCCAGGACGGCGAGGCGTGGCTGTCCGCCGGCGACACGCGCATCGAGATCCGCCGCCACTGGCTCAAAGGCCCACCCTAG
- a CDS encoding SDR family oxidoreductase has translation MPREEVLAEGYGRKDAAEAASFRRPILVLGATGYIGARLVHRLAAAGHAVRAAGRSIDRLRGRSFATLTGVTLFPADARDPRSLASACAGCRAAYYLVHSMERGSDRFAETDREAATNMTSAAEKAGLSQVVYLGGLGESGTTLSEHLRSRAEVGDILYAGRVPVTRLRAAMVVGSGSGSFEILRYLVDRLPVMVTPRWLDTEVQPIAIGNVLDALVGVLDHPEARDQTFDIGGSEVTTYRRLMEVYAEEARLSRRLILPLPVLSPRLSSYWIDVVTPIPASLAQPLADGLRNRVVCRDDRINTIVPMRLLDCREAIRAAIRSASLPFDGPGAPRAEADPWPGDPPWAGGTLYVDRHAVTVAASPEAAWAPVVRIGGADGWYYADWLWRLRGALDRLAGGPGMRPKRRSPDTLTPGDTFGFWRVEAVEPPRRLLLRAEMEMPGCATLEIQVHDVGRGATQIALETRFAPRGAFGMLYWRVVDPFHHLVFPGLLRELAHRAGGRVLSGPSELR, from the coding sequence GTGCCACGAGAAGAAGTTCTAGCCGAAGGTTACGGGCGGAAGGACGCGGCGGAAGCGGCGTCCTTCCGCCGCCCCATCCTCGTCCTGGGCGCCACCGGCTACATCGGCGCCCGCCTCGTCCACCGCCTGGCCGCTGCCGGTCACGCCGTGCGCGCCGCCGGCCGGTCGATCGACCGGCTTCGCGGCCGCTCCTTCGCCACGCTGACCGGCGTCACGCTCTTCCCCGCAGATGCGCGCGATCCCCGCTCCCTGGCCTCGGCCTGCGCCGGGTGCCGCGCCGCCTATTACCTCGTCCACTCGATGGAAAGGGGCAGCGACCGTTTCGCCGAAACCGATCGTGAAGCGGCCACGAACATGACTTCGGCGGCCGAAAAGGCGGGGCTCTCGCAGGTCGTCTACCTGGGCGGGCTTGGCGAATCCGGCACGACCCTGAGCGAGCACCTGCGCTCCCGCGCCGAAGTCGGCGACATCCTTTACGCCGGTCGCGTCCCCGTCACCCGGCTGCGCGCCGCCATGGTGGTCGGATCGGGAAGCGGCTCCTTCGAGATCCTGCGCTACCTCGTCGACCGACTCCCCGTCATGGTCACGCCGCGCTGGCTCGACACGGAAGTTCAGCCCATCGCGATCGGAAACGTCCTCGACGCCCTCGTCGGCGTTCTCGACCATCCCGAGGCGCGGGATCAGACGTTCGACATCGGGGGCTCCGAAGTGACGACGTACCGTCGGCTCATGGAGGTCTACGCCGAAGAGGCGCGGCTTTCCCGCCGGCTCATCCTTCCCCTGCCCGTCCTCTCGCCCCGCCTCTCCTCCTACTGGATCGACGTCGTGACGCCTATTCCCGCATCGCTGGCGCAGCCGCTGGCCGACGGGCTCCGGAACCGGGTCGTCTGCCGCGACGACCGGATCAACACGATCGTACCGATGCGCCTTTTGGATTGCCGGGAAGCGATTCGGGCGGCGATCCGGAGCGCATCGCTGCCGTTCGATGGGCCGGGCGCCCCGAGGGCCGAGGCCGACCCATGGCCCGGAGACCCGCCCTGGGCGGGCGGCACGCTGTACGTCGACCGCCACGCGGTCACGGTCGCCGCCTCCCCCGAGGCGGCCTGGGCTCCCGTGGTCCGGATCGGCGGCGCGGATGGCTGGTACTACGCCGATTGGCTTTGGCGCCTGCGCGGGGCCTTGGACCGGCTGGCCGGCGGTCCGGGCATGAGGCCAAAGCGGCGCAGCCCCGACACGCTCACGCCCGGCGACACGTTCGGTTTCTGGCGCGTCGAGGCGGTCGAACCGCCCCGGCGACTGCTGCTGCGCGCCGAGATGGAAATGCCCGGCTGCGCGACGCTCGAGATCCAGGTGCACGACGTCGGCCGGGGCGCCACCCAAATCGCGCTCGAGACGCGCTTCGCCCCCCGCGGTGCCTTCGGAATGCTTTACTGGAGGGTGGTCGACCCGTTCCATCACCTGGTCTTCCCGGGGCTGCTCCGGGAACTCGCGCATCGCGCCGGCGGGAGGGTCCTTTCCGGTCCTTCGGAACTCCGGTAG
- a CDS encoding cytochrome c3 family protein, protein MTQRILAALLFCLLFADTAHAISVGDTAPPFIGNDTSGSTQWVKRYFGHKVIILSFDSTFSTNGADALRAIEKVRALFPSDAIQVLSVNVDANSPARIQNFYAVVPPPRQYSVLIDDKWDIARMYGIDSAPTHLVIDRKGIVRYISNGAEGRADQGLESAVREAVTGKKQKPEPKGKKKRSPLAGRLNLVAPSPFTKTLTGMITVAGTAPERSTVTVSTNGGSPKAVTLRDDTFFIRQPLVLAANFIEVLATGPDGVRRQQGFMVFREADAGTGIVSAAPAYHFHVSANEAPCRRCHDVTPSEEKAKGLDPKSNPCLSCHKEMSDRKIVHGPIAIGGCSSCHRFKGGDRRYALNAEGAELCFECHDEIRNATNKPNKHEPASEGRCTACHDPHGSQEKFQLRRYISDLCYSCHEGVQPLGGKSTHEPYQKGQCNVCHLPHGSSRDDKLLRLPGDRQCLSCHPDLPQRGHVHPSGTGTRMKLPENIVLDNEGRLLCLSCHEPHESGEIKLLQKGGCERCHEKKF, encoded by the coding sequence ATGACGCAACGGATCCTTGCCGCCCTCCTGTTCTGCCTGCTGTTCGCGGACACGGCCCACGCCATCTCCGTGGGGGACACGGCGCCCCCCTTCATCGGGAACGACACCTCGGGAAGCACCCAGTGGGTCAAGCGCTATTTCGGCCATAAAGTCATCATCCTGAGCTTTGACTCGACCTTCTCGACCAACGGCGCCGATGCGCTTCGCGCGATCGAGAAGGTCCGCGCGCTCTTCCCCTCCGACGCGATCCAGGTGCTGTCGGTCAACGTCGATGCGAACTCCCCCGCGCGGATCCAGAATTTCTACGCCGTCGTGCCGCCGCCGCGCCAATACTCCGTCCTCATCGACGACAAGTGGGACATCGCCCGCATGTACGGGATCGATTCTGCCCCCACGCACCTCGTCATCGACAGGAAGGGAATCGTCCGCTACATCTCGAATGGGGCCGAAGGGCGCGCGGACCAGGGGCTCGAAAGCGCGGTCAGGGAAGCCGTCACCGGCAAGAAGCAGAAACCGGAGCCGAAGGGGAAGAAAAAGAGGAGCCCGCTTGCCGGACGGTTGAACCTGGTGGCGCCCAGCCCGTTCACCAAGACGCTCACGGGCATGATCACCGTCGCAGGAACGGCGCCCGAACGCTCGACCGTGACGGTGTCGACGAACGGCGGCAGCCCGAAAGCGGTCACGCTTCGCGACGACACGTTTTTCATCCGGCAACCGCTGGTGCTCGCCGCCAACTTTATCGAGGTCCTGGCGACCGGTCCCGACGGGGTCCGGAGGCAACAGGGCTTCATGGTCTTCCGCGAAGCGGATGCGGGCACCGGCATCGTGTCCGCCGCCCCCGCCTACCACTTTCACGTTTCCGCGAACGAAGCCCCCTGCCGCCGGTGCCACGACGTGACCCCGTCCGAGGAAAAGGCCAAGGGACTCGACCCCAAGAGCAACCCGTGCCTCTCGTGCCACAAGGAGATGTCCGACCGCAAGATCGTCCATGGCCCCATCGCGATCGGCGGCTGCTCCTCGTGCCACCGGTTCAAGGGAGGCGACCGGCGCTACGCGCTCAATGCCGAGGGCGCCGAGCTGTGCTTCGAGTGCCACGACGAGATCCGGAACGCCACGAATAAACCGAACAAGCACGAACCCGCGTCCGAAGGGCGCTGCACCGCGTGCCATGACCCGCACGGCAGTCAGGAGAAGTTCCAGCTCCGCCGGTACATCTCCGACCTCTGCTACTCCTGCCACGAGGGGGTCCAGCCGCTCGGGGGCAAGTCGACCCACGAGCCATATCAAAAAGGGCAGTGCAACGTGTGCCACCTGCCCCACGGATCCAGCCGCGACGACAAACTGCTCCGTCTGCCCGGCGACCGCCAGTGCCTTTCGTGCCACCCCGACCTGCCCCAACGCGGGCACGTCCACCCTTCCGGCACCGGTACCCGGATGAAACTGCCTGAGAACATCGTGCTCGACAACGAGGGACGGCTGCTCTGCCTCTCTTGCCACGAGCCGCACGAGTCGGGCGAGATCAAGCTGCTGCAAAAGGGCGGCTGCGAACGGTGCCACGAGAAGAAGTTCTAG
- a CDS encoding NAD(P)H-quinone oxidoreductase, translated as MKAVLMSGFGGVDVLTVGEAPMPVPGEGQVLVKVHATSINRPDLVQREGKYPPPPGDSEILGLEVAGTVEALGPGVTGWEKGERVLSLVGGGGYAEFAVAYASHLMRIPESMSFEEAACVCESSITAFLNVFIIGGLKDGNTTILHGGGGGVNTAAIQLCKALTPNAKIIVTAAPEKIDRVKALGADLVVNYKETPDFSDAVKAFTGKKGADVILDHVGAKYLAPNMSSLGYAGRLVVIGVISGIKAELNLAVMMVKRQQIIGSVLRSRPVADKGAIVAEFTKTALPKFADRTIVPVVEKVFPIDQVQEAHRMMEEDRHFGKIVLKVR; from the coding sequence ATGAAAGCGGTTCTCATGAGCGGGTTCGGCGGCGTGGATGTCCTGACGGTCGGCGAGGCGCCGATGCCGGTTCCGGGCGAGGGGCAGGTGCTTGTGAAGGTGCATGCGACCTCGATCAACCGGCCCGACCTTGTGCAGCGGGAAGGGAAGTACCCCCCGCCTCCCGGAGATTCCGAGATCCTCGGGCTGGAAGTCGCCGGCACCGTCGAGGCGCTCGGGCCCGGCGTCACCGGTTGGGAAAAGGGAGAGCGCGTCCTGTCGCTGGTCGGCGGGGGCGGCTATGCCGAATTCGCGGTCGCGTATGCGAGCCACCTGATGCGGATCCCCGAATCGATGAGTTTCGAGGAGGCGGCTTGCGTGTGCGAGTCGTCCATCACCGCCTTCCTCAACGTCTTTATCATCGGCGGCTTGAAGGACGGCAACACGACGATCCTGCACGGCGGCGGCGGGGGGGTGAACACGGCCGCCATCCAGCTCTGCAAGGCTTTGACGCCGAACGCGAAGATCATCGTCACGGCGGCGCCCGAAAAGATCGACCGCGTCAAGGCGCTGGGCGCCGATCTCGTCGTCAACTACAAGGAGACGCCCGACTTTTCCGATGCCGTCAAGGCGTTCACCGGCAAGAAGGGGGCCGATGTCATCCTCGACCACGTCGGCGCGAAATACCTCGCCCCGAACATGAGCTCGCTGGGCTACGCGGGGCGCCTCGTCGTCATCGGCGTGATCAGCGGCATCAAGGCCGAGCTCAACCTCGCGGTCATGATGGTCAAGCGCCAGCAGATCATCGGATCGGTGCTCCGGTCGCGGCCAGTCGCGGACAAAGGGGCGATCGTCGCCGAGTTCACGAAGACGGCGCTGCCGAAATTCGCCGACCGCACCATCGTCCCGGTCGTCGAGAAGGTGTTCCCGATCGATCAGGTGCAGGAGGCGCACCGGATGATGGAGGAAGACCGCCACTTCGGCAAGATCGTGCTGAAGGTCCGCTGA
- a CDS encoding NapC/NirT family cytochrome c produces MPQEMQHPQLHRNPVSYFGGLLAAACLLMMALMLLANELVGLEHPYIGILIYMILPGGFGFGALLFLYGMRRESLRRRKLGESAPLPYPRVDLNDDTQRKHFTRVLFVGFLAAVLLAFVSYNAFIFTESVTFCGKLCHTVMAPEHTTYLNSPHARVACVHCHVGSGASFYVKSKLSGARQVIGVLTGRYPTPIPTPVENLRPARETCEECHWPQKFYGAQLHQLPHFRYDEQNTAEQVSILVKTGGGGGLGSGSSGIHYKMLLGNRIEYVTTDRRHQEIPWVKVTRPDGTVSEYTSLDYKGGKEKLAGLPRHKVECLTCHNRPTHHIPPADVAVDGAMNDRSIPRDLPWIKKVAVDALLQEYPDVASARRGIGQAIEGYYAKNDPDSAIRRADRIRQAVTTTTAIWERSVFPMMKVNWTTYPMNIGHRNWAACFRCHDGRHVDAKGKAITRDCTVCHTMPKRGPLMPLGASLESGDGNWHPFELKGRHARINCNKCHAAGKRVSTDCAGCHKFDQGAPMMGGACSQCHQKEQEIQPLVPCTKCHAKRGGLHNKGGHPDAACKDCHKPHAWVVKERATCLGCHEDKKEHNKEGVCPDCHEFK; encoded by the coding sequence GTGCCCCAGGAAATGCAACATCCCCAGCTCCATCGCAACCCCGTCAGTTACTTCGGGGGCCTGCTCGCGGCGGCCTGCCTGCTGATGATGGCGCTGATGCTGTTGGCGAACGAGCTGGTCGGCCTCGAGCACCCGTACATCGGGATCCTCATCTACATGATTCTTCCGGGCGGCTTCGGGTTCGGGGCGCTCCTCTTCCTGTACGGGATGCGGCGCGAGAGCCTCCGCCGCCGGAAGCTGGGCGAATCGGCGCCGCTGCCATACCCGCGGGTGGACCTGAACGACGACACCCAGCGGAAGCATTTCACCCGGGTTCTGTTCGTGGGCTTCCTGGCGGCCGTCCTGCTGGCGTTCGTCTCGTACAACGCGTTCATCTTCACCGAATCGGTCACGTTCTGCGGGAAGCTGTGCCACACGGTCATGGCGCCCGAGCACACGACCTACCTGAATTCCCCCCACGCCCGTGTCGCTTGCGTCCACTGCCATGTCGGCTCCGGCGCCTCCTTCTACGTCAAGTCCAAGCTGTCCGGGGCCCGGCAGGTGATCGGCGTGCTGACAGGCCGCTATCCGACTCCGATCCCGACGCCGGTCGAGAATCTGCGGCCCGCCCGCGAGACATGCGAAGAGTGCCACTGGCCGCAGAAATTCTACGGGGCGCAACTCCATCAACTTCCGCACTTCCGTTACGATGAGCAAAATACGGCAGAGCAGGTTTCCATCCTGGTCAAGACCGGCGGCGGGGGCGGCTTGGGGAGCGGCAGCTCGGGGATCCACTACAAGATGCTGCTCGGCAACCGGATCGAGTACGTGACGACCGACCGGCGCCACCAGGAGATCCCGTGGGTCAAGGTGACGCGGCCCGACGGCACCGTCTCCGAATACACGAGCCTCGACTACAAAGGGGGCAAGGAGAAGCTTGCGGGGCTTCCGCGGCACAAGGTCGAGTGCCTGACCTGCCACAACCGGCCGACACACCACATCCCGCCGGCCGACGTCGCCGTCGACGGCGCGATGAACGACCGCTCGATCCCGCGCGACCTGCCCTGGATCAAGAAGGTGGCGGTCGACGCCCTCCTGCAGGAATATCCCGACGTCGCATCGGCTCGCCGGGGGATCGGCCAGGCGATCGAGGGATACTACGCGAAGAACGATCCCGACTCCGCCATCCGGCGGGCGGACCGGATCCGGCAGGCGGTGACGACCACGACCGCGATCTGGGAGCGCAGCGTCTTCCCGATGATGAAGGTCAACTGGACGACCTATCCGATGAACATCGGCCATCGCAACTGGGCCGCCTGCTTCCGGTGCCACGACGGACGGCATGTCGATGCGAAGGGCAAGGCGATCACGCGCGACTGCACGGTCTGCCACACGATGCCGAAGCGTGGCCCCCTGATGCCGCTGGGCGCTTCGCTCGAAAGCGGCGATGGGAACTGGCATCCGTTCGAGCTCAAGGGCCGGCATGCCCGGATCAACTGCAACAAGTGCCACGCGGCCGGGAAGCGGGTGTCGACCGATTGCGCCGGTTGCCACAAGTTCGACCAGGGCGCCCCGATGATGGGCGGAGCCTGCAGCCAGTGCCACCAGAAGGAACAGGAGATCCAGCCGCTCGTCCCGTGCACGAAGTGCCACGCAAAGCGGGGCGGGCTGCACAACAAGGGCGGGCACCCCGACGCCGCCTGCAAGGATTGCCACAAGCCGCACGCCTGGGTGGTCAAGGAGCGGGCGACCTGCCTCGGCTGTCACGAGGACAAGAAGGAGCACAACAAGGAGGGCGTCTGCCCCGACTGCCACGAGTTCAAGTAG
- a CDS encoding GIY-YIG nuclease family protein, translated as MEKSASPPWFCYLLECADGTLYTGITTDLARREAMHNRGTASKYTRARLPVRIVYAEPHPDRSSASRREARLRRLPPAAKRALIATG; from the coding sequence ATGGAGAAATCCGCCTCCCCCCCGTGGTTCTGCTATCTGCTCGAATGCGCCGACGGGACCCTATACACGGGCATCACGACCGACCTCGCGCGCCGGGAAGCGATGCACAATCGCGGCACCGCGTCGAAATATACCCGCGCCCGGCTCCCCGTCCGGATCGTCTACGCCGAACCGCATCCCGACCGGTCTTCCGCCTCTCGCCGGGAAGCGCGCCTTCGACGGCTACCCCCGGCCGCCAAGCGGGCGCTGATCGCGACGGGTTGA
- a CDS encoding DUF192 domain-containing protein, which yields MPGDRRRKIVNETRNVMLGDRVRVADNFWRRLKGLLGTRSLHPGDGLWISPCDAVHTLGMRYPIDLVFIDGSGVVVGCCPGLPPNRISPRYRKACGVLELPAGMLARTGTEPGDRVRFEAPRDDAAALTPPRARW from the coding sequence ATGCCGGGAGACCGCCGCAGGAAGATCGTCAACGAGACGCGCAATGTCATGCTAGGCGACCGCGTCCGCGTGGCCGACAACTTCTGGCGTCGCCTCAAGGGATTGCTGGGGACCCGATCCCTTCACCCGGGCGACGGCCTGTGGATCTCCCCGTGCGACGCGGTCCACACGCTCGGCATGCGGTACCCGATCGACCTGGTCTTCATCGACGGATCGGGGGTGGTCGTCGGATGTTGCCCCGGACTTCCCCCCAACCGGATCTCCCCCAGATACAGGAAGGCGTGCGGCGTGCTCGAGCTCCCGGCCGGGATGCTGGCACGTACCGGGACCGAGCCGGGCGACCGGGTCCGGTTCGAGGCTCCCCGGGACGACGCGGCCGCCTTGACACCTCCGCGCGCCCGTTGGTAA
- the hrcA gene encoding heat-inducible transcriptional repressor HrcA — protein MSTVLDDRAAQVLRFVVEDYIETAEPVGSRTISKRMGQLSPATIRNIMADLEDSGCLAQPHTSAGRIPTAAGFRYYVDYLLERQRLLRSERDQIHRTAGAQAPPPDETLRQVGRLLSQLSGQACVVVVAGPGDQKLRGLRLVRAGRDNVLLVAVMQGGWVQHRLIEGEPDLSDGDIEKIGNYLDALAAGLTLSQLRTKILQEMRHEKARYDRIMTRALALSARAFPAATETEVYVEGRTNILEQPEFIEDVQKLKRILRAFEEKSVVVRLLDRVLDGDPARVSIGAENPIEELPDISVVASALSRDGAPLGSIGLVGPVRMNYARIIPLVEYTAGLLGTGHFNR, from the coding sequence GTGAGCACCGTCCTGGACGACCGTGCGGCGCAAGTGCTGCGCTTCGTGGTCGAAGATTATATCGAAACGGCCGAGCCGGTGGGGTCGCGCACCATCTCCAAGCGGATGGGGCAGCTTTCCCCGGCGACGATCCGGAACATCATGGCCGATCTCGAGGACTCGGGCTGCCTGGCGCAGCCGCACACCTCCGCAGGCCGCATTCCGACGGCCGCCGGCTTCCGCTACTACGTCGATTACCTGCTCGAGCGGCAACGGCTGCTGCGCAGCGAACGCGACCAGATCCACCGGACGGCCGGCGCCCAGGCGCCGCCGCCGGACGAGACGCTCCGACAGGTCGGCCGCCTGCTGTCACAACTGTCCGGCCAGGCGTGCGTCGTGGTCGTGGCCGGCCCCGGCGACCAGAAGCTGCGCGGACTCCGGCTGGTGCGCGCCGGCCGGGACAACGTGCTGCTCGTCGCGGTCATGCAGGGCGGTTGGGTGCAGCACCGTCTGATCGAAGGCGAGCCCGACCTGTCCGACGGCGACATCGAGAAGATCGGCAACTACCTCGACGCGCTGGCAGCGGGCCTCACGCTGTCGCAATTGCGGACGAAGATCCTGCAGGAGATGCGCCACGAGAAGGCGCGCTACGACCGGATCATGACGCGGGCGCTGGCGCTTTCCGCCCGGGCGTTCCCCGCCGCGACCGAAACCGAGGTTTACGTCGAAGGGCGCACCAACATTCTCGAACAGCCCGAGTTTATCGAGGATGTCCAGAAGCTCAAGCGGATCCTGCGGGCGTTCGAGGAAAAGAGCGTCGTCGTCCGGCTGCTCGACCGGGTGCTCGACGGCGACCCGGCGCGGGTGTCCATCGGTGCCGAAAATCCGATCGAGGAATTGCCCGACATCTCCGTGGTCGCGTCCGCGCTGAGCCGCGACGGCGCCCCGCTGGGCAGCATCGGGCTCGTCGGCCCGGTCCGGATGAATTATGCGCGGATCATCCCGCTCGTCGAATACACCGCCGGCCTTCTCGGCACCGGCCACTTCAACCGGTAG
- a CDS encoding nucleotide exchange factor GrpE — MTEDRKTTPENEATPEGAESAAPSVDETIAELLETRRKLAYLAAEFDNYKKRAQRERESLIAFGNERLLLALLPILDNLERAIAQGAASGTFDALLEGVRMTYALFIAELKKFGVEQMGAAGKPFDPSIHEAIAQIPAAGVVEGTVLDEACKGYTLNNRLLRAAQVTVARGGDSGGDEGAGK, encoded by the coding sequence ATGACCGAAGACAGGAAAACGACACCGGAAAACGAGGCGACGCCCGAAGGGGCGGAGTCCGCCGCGCCTTCCGTCGACGAAACCATCGCCGAGCTGCTCGAGACCAGGCGAAAGTTGGCCTACCTGGCCGCCGAGTTCGACAATTACAAGAAGCGGGCGCAGCGCGAGCGCGAGTCGCTCATCGCCTTCGGCAACGAACGGCTGCTCCTGGCGCTCCTGCCCATCCTCGACAACCTCGAGCGGGCGATCGCCCAAGGCGCCGCAAGCGGGACGTTCGACGCGCTGCTCGAAGGGGTGCGCATGACGTACGCCCTCTTCATCGCCGAGCTCAAGAAGTTCGGCGTCGAGCAGATGGGCGCGGCCGGAAAGCCGTTCGACCCTTCGATCCACGAAGCGATCGCGCAGATCCCCGCGGCCGGTGTTGTCGAAGGGACGGTCCTCGACGAGGCATGCAAGGGGTACACCCTCAACAACCGTCTGCTGCGCGCGGCGCAGGTCACGGTTGCGCGCGGCGGCGATTCGGGCGGAGACGAGGGTGCCGGAAAGTGA